The Streptomyces sp. 11x1 genomic sequence CTGTCCGCGGGACAAGCGCGGCAGTGTCGCCGTGCTCACCGACGAGGGCATGACCCTGCTGGAGCGCACGGCGCCGGGCCATGTCGAGACCGTGCGGCGTGCCGTCTTCGACCATCTCAGCCCCGAGCAGATCGGCCAGTTCGAGGAGATCTGCGCGGCCATCGCGACGGCGATCCAGGGCGGGGATCCCCGGACGGCCCCCGGCTCGGACGACCTCCCCTGGCGCCGCCGCGCCTGCCCGTCGGGCCAGCAGGACGAGGGCAATCGCGTGTGACGGCCGAGCGATGGCGGGTGACGGCCGAGGGGATCGCGTGTCCCGGTCGGGCAGGGCCTCGCGTGTGACGGCCGAGCTGGGCCTCGCGTGACGGGAATGTGACGTATCCCCAATCCTGTTGCTTGAAATTTGAAGCACGGGTTAGAGTCGCTGCGAGCGCTGTGCTTCAAAACTGAAGCACAGTGACGCCCGCACCAGGACCGGAGAACCCGCATGCCCGACTTTCCCGCTGCCACCCCGCGTGCCCGCGTCCGGGTACCGTTGCGCTTCCACGACGGCTACGGCGTCGACGCCGAACTGGTCACCTTCCACGACCTCGTCGACGGCCGGGAGCACCTGGCGATCGTCCTCGGCGACCCCGCCCCCGGCACGGCCCCGCTGGTCCGGCTGCACTCCGAGTGCCTGACCGGTGACGTGTTCGGCTCGGCCCGCTGCGACTGCGGTCCGCAGCTGCGCGAGGCGGTGGAGCGGATCGCCGACCGCGGCGGCGTCCTCCTCTACCTCCGCCAGGAGGGCCGGGGCATCGGCCTCTACAACAAGCTGGACGCATACGCCCTCCAGGACCAGGGCCTCGACACCTACGAGGCGAACGCGGCGCTCGGGCTGCCGGAGGACGCCCGTGACTACACGGCGGCGGCCCAGATGCTGGGCGCCCTCGGTATCGACGAGCTGGACCTGCTCTCCAACAACCCCGACAAGGCGCAGCAGCTGCGCGGCCTCGGCGTGGCCGTGCGCGACCGCGTGCCCACGGGCGTCTTCACCACCGCCCACAACGTCCGCTACCTGCGCGCCAAGGTCCTCCAGACCCAGCACACCCTCCCCCTCCACGAGCTGACGGGCGCGACGGGACTGACCGGCCTCTCGACGGGCTGAGCCCCGCCCGGCTTCCCGATGGCCTCAACCCGTCCGCCCTCCGCGTCCCTCCCCCCGTCTCTCCGCTAGGCCCTGTCGTCACATTCCCGCCTGCCCCGCGACGCCATGCTCGCGCTCTCGACGCACCGGGCACCGACCCGAGTACGCCCGGTACGCGAGTCGGTGCCCGGCACGCCGAGAGCACGCTCCCCCGGTCTCGGCTGTGCTCGACCGGGAGGTACCCCCACGACGCCGCCAGGCCGCCCTTCGGGCGACGACGGGAATGTGACGACAGGGCCTAGCCCACTCGGCCCCGTCGGCTCGCCCCACCGCCCACCCCCGGAAACCCTGTATCCGTGGGGCAGCGAGAGGGTACGGAGGTCATGCGGGAGCCGGGTGGGCGGCGGTTCTCGTACGCCCGCAGGCTCGCCTGCGTCCTTCCCGTGCTGCTGATCGCCGTCGGACTCTTCTACGACCACTTCACCCCGCGCGAGTTCACCGCGGTCCCCTTCTTCATCGCCGCGCCCCTGGTGGCGGCCCCGCTCTTCTCGTTGCTCGGCACGGTGGTCATCGGCGCCGCGTCGGGGGTCGGCATCACCGGCGTCCGCCTCTACTACGACGACGCAGGCCATGAGGACGCGATCACCGAGATCGCCACGGTGGCCACCGCCGCCGTACTGGCCGTACTGATCAACCGCCTCGTCCGCCGCAGCGACGCCCGGCTCGCCACCGCCCGGGAGATCGCCGAGGCGGCGCAGCGGGCCGTGCTCCCGGTGCCGCAGGAGCGGATCGGCGGGCTGGAGATCGCCGCGCGGTACGAGGCCGCGCAGGCCGGGGCGTCGATCGGCGGCGATCTGTACGCGGTGCAGGACTCGCCCCACGGCGTACGGCTCATCGTCGGCGACGTACGCGGCAAGGGGCTGGGAGCGGTGTCGGCGGTGGCGGTGCTGATCGGGGCGTTCCGGGAGGCGGCCGAGCAGGAGGCGACGCTCGAAGCGGTGGCCCAGCGGCTGGAACGGGCGCTGGCCCGGGAGGGGACGCGGCGGGAGGCGGCGCGGAGTGACGGGGCGGTGGAGTACGAGGGGTTCGTGACGGCCGTGCTCGCGGAGTTCCCGCACGGCGCGGGCCGCGCCCGGATCGTCAACCGGGGCCACCCCTCGCCCCTGCTGCTGCATGCCGACGGCACGTTGTGCACCCTGGACGCCCCGCAGCCCGCGCTGCCGCTCGGCATGGACGACCTGGGCACCTGGCCCGACCGCGCGGAGGAGACCCGGTTCCCGTCCGGCGCCACGCTGCTCTTCTACACCGACGGCCTGTCCGAGGCGCGCGACGCGCACGGTGTCTTCTACGACCCGGCCGTGCGCCTCTCGGGCCGTGGGTTCACCGCCCCGGGCGCCCTGCTGACGACGCTCGCGGAGGAGGTGCGGCGGCACACGGGCGACCGCACGACGGACGACATGGCCCTCTTGGCCGTCCGCCGCCCGTGAAGTATGGCCGTCGGGCGTTCGTGAAGTGTGGCCGTCCCACGTCCGCGAGGTGGAGATGTCACCGAGCGTGTCCGCCCCGCCGTTCTCCGTATAAAAACTGACGCCACGTCAGGTCAACTGTTACTCGCGAGTAAAGGTCAACTCGCCCGTTTTCAGACCCTCATGACCCGTAAAGTCCCGCGCGAAAAACGGAACGATCATTCAGAACAGCTTGGAATGGAGTGCTCGCGTCTATTAACGTTCGATAACGCAGCGCGGTCGTCCCAGCCGTCACAAGAGACGGCTCCGTGCTCACGCGCCGAATCCCGCAAGGGAACCGGGGAACCACCAACCCTGGGGTGAATCGCACGGAAACCGCCGTGGCATTACGCACGACCGGTTTACGCGCGTAGGAGACCTTCCTGCTCCGAACCCGTCAGCTAACCCGGTAGGCGAGAAGGAAGGAAGGAGTACGCCCACGTGGCGTCGAACCGGTCCGCGACCGAAGCCCCGTTCGTGCCGGCCCAACGTGACGGCGAGAGCCAGACGTTCGGCTACGGCAGCTACAACAGCGACAACGAGGGCCCCTGGCAGGAGTGGAACCCCAGCGAGGATTCCCTTCGCCCCGTTCGCGGTCGGCACCGCGTGGCCAAGAAGAGCGGCGTACTCGCCCGTAACGGTCTCGCCCGCAGCTCCACGGTCCTCGGCGTCGGTGTCATAGCCGCCGTCAGCGGTGCCGGGATGGCGAGCGCACAGTCCGGCAAGGCCCCCGTCTCCATATCGATACCCGACCTGCCGAACGTCGGCTCGGTCTTCGAGGACGAGGCCGACGAGCCGGAGCCCCAGGGTTCCACCTCCCCCCTCAGCAACGCGGGGCTGATCGCCGCCGACACCGAGCAGGGCACCGCGGACGCCGGTGAGGCGCTGCGCGCCCGCATCATGGCGCAGGCCGAGTCCCAGCAGGACGCCTTCGACAAGGCCGCCGCCGAGGCCGCGCAGACCGCCGCCGCGGAGCAGGCCGCCGAGCAGGCCGCCAAGGAGAAGAAGGAAGCCGAGGCCAAGGAGGCCGCCGCCAAGAAGAAGGCGGAGGAGGAGGCCGCGGCGAAGAAGGAAGCCGAGCGTCTCGCCGCCCTGGCCAAGCAGTTCACGCTTCCCACCTCCTCGTACACCCTCACCTCCAGCTTCGGTCAGGCCGGCCCGTACTGGTCCTCCGGCTACCACACCGGCCTCGACTTCGCGGCCCCCACCGGCACCCTGATCAAGGCCGTAGGCAGCGGCACCATCACGCAGGCCGGCTACGAGGGCTCCTACGGCTACAAGACCGTCCTCACCCTCGATGACGGCACCGAGATCTGGTACGCCCACCAGTCCTCCATCGGCGTGAGCGTCGGCCAGAAGGTCGCCACCGGCGACGTCATCGGCCGCGTCGGCGCCACCGGCAACGTCACGGGCGCCCACCTCCACATGGAGGTCCACCCCGGTGGCTCCACCACCGGCATCGACCCGGCGGCCTGGCTCCGCAGCAAGGGCCTCAACCCGTAACGGCCGGCATCACACCCGAAGCAACGACGCCGCGTACGCCCCTGGGCCTACGCGGCGTTCGTCTTGTCCCCTGCGACGCCCTGGACCTCCCCGGACCCCGGCCCTCTCGGCTCCCCGGAGAACTCCCCTGTAGACAGAAGGGCCGGCAGACATGGCGAAGAGCGCACTTCTCGTGATGGACGTCCAACGCGACGTCGTGGCCATCGCGGACGACGGGTCCGGATATCTGCCGCGCCTGCGCAGGGCGATCGACGGAGCCCGGGCCGCCGAGATCCCCGTGATCTACGTCGTGATGGGGTTACGGCCGGGCGCGCCGGAGATCAGCCCGCGCAACAAGGCGATGGCGAACGTGGTGCGGGCCGGCCTGTTCACCGAGGGCGAGCCCGGCACCCAGATCCATGACGAGGTCGTGCCCCGTCCGGGCGAGGTCGTGGTCACCAAGAGAAGGGGGAGCGCGTTCTCGGGCAGCGACCTCGACCTGGTGCTCAGGGCGCGCGACATCGACAGCCTCGTCCTCACCGGCATCGCCACCAGCGCCGTGGTGCTGTCCACCCTGTGGCGCGCCATCGACCTGGACTTCGGCGTCACCGTTCTGGCGGACGGCTGCCTCGACACCGATCCCGAGGTCCACACGATGCTCACCGAGAAACTGTTCCCGCAGTGGGCCGAAGTCCTGACGGTCGAGGACTGGCTCACGGCCATCGCATCGCGCTAGGCCCTGTCGTCACATTCCGGGGCCGCCCTTCGGGTGACGACGGGAATGTGACGACAGGGCCTCGTACACGTCGTCCCGCCCCGCCCCGCCCTGCCCTGCCCTGCCCTGCGCGGCGTCGGCGTCGATCTCGATGGGAATGTGGGCGTCCGGTCCGCTCGTTGACATCGGACATGACTTCTCTTCGCAAGCTGGGCGCATCCGACATCGAGGTCTTCCCGCTCGCCCTCGGTGGCAACGTCTTCGGCTGGACCGCGGACGAGGCGCGGTCCTTCGCCGTCCTCGACGCGTACGCGGCCGCGGGCGGCAACTTCGTCGACACCGCCGACTCCTACTCGGCCTGGGTCGAGGGCAACGAGGGCGGTGAGTCCGAGCGGATCATCGGCAAGTGGGTCAAGAGTCGCGGCAACCGTGACAACGTGGTCATCGCGACCAAGGTGAGCCAGCACCCCGAGTACCAGGGCCTGACGGCGGCCAACATCAAGGCCGCCGCCGACGCGTCCCTGGCCCGCCTCGGCACGGACCACATCGACCTCTACTACACCCACTTCGACCAGCCCGAGGTCCCCGTCGAGGAGATCATCACCGCCCTCGACGACCTGGTGAAGGCCGGCAAGGTCCGCGCGATAGCCGCGTCCAACATCACCCCCGATCGACTGAAGGCCTCCCTGGACTTCTCGGCCGCCGAGGGCCTGGCGCGCTACGTGGCGCTGCAGCCCCACTACAACCTGGTCTCCCGGGACACCTACGAGGGCGCCCTCCAGTCCGTCGCCGTCGACTCAGGCCTCTCCGCCGTCCCGTACTTCGCCCTCGCCATGGGCTTCCTCACGGGCAAGTACCGCCCCGGCGCGACGGTCGACAGCCCCCGGGCGGCAGGCGCCGGCGCCTATCTCGACACCCCGGCCGGCCCGCGCGTCCTCGCAGCCCTGGACGACATCGCCACGTCCCGAGGCGCAGCCCACGCCACGGTGGCCCTGGCCTGGCTGGCCGCCCAGCCGACCGTCACGGCCCCCATCGCCTCCGCCCGCTCCCTGGACCAACTCCCCGCCCTCCTGGCCGTAGCGGACCACACCCTCACCCCCGAAGAACTGAACCACCTGACGGAGGCTTCGGCGTAGTCCTGGTACTCCTGGTAGTCCTCACAGTCCAGGTACGCCAACGGGCGGCGCGATGGGCTGCCCGGAAGTGACTTGGGGCCTTGGCGGGGGAGGAGGAAGCGGGTCGTAGGCGGGCGAAGGCAGAGCCGAGGGACGGAGCGGGAGGCGCGGTCGGGGCGCCGGCAGGTCGGGAGCGGTTCTGTTCCCCGACATCGGGGGCCGCACATGGAGACGCGCGCCCCGGACGAAACGGCCCCGACCCCGCGCCGACGGCTCGCGAAGCAACTCGCTAGTACCGATAGGGGTTGTACGCGGGGTACGCCGCCACCCCATATGCCCCATACACCCCACACCCCACAGGCTGCCCGTACGCCCCGCATTCATGGCCGTACCCGTGCCCGTAGCCGTATCCGTACTTCGCCCCCACCTCCCGCCCCGCATACCCCATGGCCGACCGGGCCAACTCCCGCCTGCGCCACAGCTCGAACAGCAACTCCCGCTCCCGCAGCGCGAAGTCACCCCCGGCCCGCCCCCGCAACCCCCGATACCGATGGAAGGCCAGCTTCGTCGCGTAGACCTCGTACTCCGCGATCGACCGAGCGCCCGCCTTCCCGAAGTGGTGCGCCGCATACTCCCGCGCCACCCGCCGCCCCCGCATCGACCCCAGCACATACGGCTCGACAGGCGTCAGCCACCCCGCGCCCGCATACGCCGGCAACGCCTCCCGCACGGTCCGCAACTCCCGCTGCCGGGCCCAGATCACCCACCACGTCAGCAGCCCGAACGCCGGCACCATGAACCCGGCGTACACGGCGAAGAACCCGTACTCCCCGAACGTCGCCGACCCGTTCCAGACCGAGTGCATCCCGATGGCGAGCAGCAGCCCGCCCGCCGGTACGAGCACCCGCCGCACCCGCTGCCACTCCGCGGAGAACGCCGCCACCCCGAACCCGATCCCCGTCAGCACGGTGAACAGGGGATGCGCGAACGGCGACATGATCACCCGCACGAAGAACGTGGCCGCGGTGACCGACGCGAGACCGCTCCCCCCGCTGAGCTGGTCCGTCCCGAACGCGGTCCCCAGGTACAGGATGTTCTCGGTGAAGGCGAACCCCGTCGCGGTGAAGCCCGCGATCACCACCCCGTTAACGACCCCGGTGAAGTCCCGTCTCCTGAACAGGAACACGAGTAAGACGGCGGCGGCCTTGGCGGTCTCCTCGACCACGGGGGCTATGACGGTGGCGCCCAGGGTGTCGGCGTGCGAGGGATCGGCCGTGGCCGTCGCTATCCACCGCGTCGCGAAGCTGTTCGCCACGATGGCTATCAGCGCCGCCGCGCACGCCCCCCAGGCGAACGCGAACACCAGGTTCCGCCATGGCCCGGGCTCCACCCGGTCCAGCCACCGGAACGCCGCCATCAGCAGAGGTACGGGCAGCACTGCGAGCCCGAGTCCGACGAGGAACCCCTCCGTGCCGGTCTGTTCCCGGACGAGCGCGAGGATGACGAGCCCGGAGACCGCGAGCAGTGCTATCAGCGCCCCGTATCTGACGCTCTTCCGCTGCCACCAGCGAGTGGGCCTGAACGCATACCCATCGGTGGAGCCGCTGGGGTGCGTCGGGTCGGGGGAACTGGTGGCCATTGCATTGACCCTAACGAGGGACGGGCGCCGCCCGCGACGGCGCGTGGTACGCCCCGCCGGGCGGTGAAGGCAAGTCGTCAGGCGCCTGTGGGGGGCAGTTCGGACTGCTGCTTCTGCTCCTGGTCCTGCTTCCGCTTCGGATTCCGCTCCTGCTCACGCTGCTGTACGCGGCGGAAGAGCAGATCGTTCACCACATGACCCTTGTCCAGTCCCTGCCCCTCGAAACGGGTGAGCGGGCGGAAGCCGGGACGTGGCGCGAACCCGCCGTCCGCCCGGGTGTTCTCGAAATCGGGGTGGGCGGTGAGCACTTCCAGCATCTGCTCGGCGTACGGCTCCCAGTCCGTCGCGCAGTGCACGATCGCCCCCGGCCTGAGCCGGGACGCGACGAGGGTGAGGAATTCCGGTTGGATGAGGCGCCGCTTGTGGTGTCGCTTCTTGGGCCAGGGGTCGGGGAAGTAGACCCGCAGCCCGTCGAGCGAGTCCGGTGGGAGCATCTCGCGCAGCAGGATGATCGCGTCGCCGTTGGCGACCCGGACGTTGGACAGACCATCCTGGTCCGCGAGGTTCAGCAGGTTGCCCTGGCCCGGCGTGTGCACGTCCACGGCGAGGACATTGGTCTCGGGGTCGGCGGCGGCCATCTGCGCGGTCGCCTCGCCCATGCCGAAGCCGATCTCCAGGACAACGGGCCGGTCGTTCCCGAACAGCTCGACGAGATCCAGGGACCGTCCGTCGATGTCGAGCCCCCACTTGGGCCACAGCCGCTGCAGGGCGTCCGCCTGCCCGGCGGTGACCCGGCTCCGCCGCGGCTGGAAACTCCGGATCCGCCGCTCGAAGTGCGACCCGGCGGGATCCGCCTTGGGTCCGTCGGGGAAACGGGGCGCCCCCTTGGCGCGGGTATGCGGAAGGGAGGCACCGGTGGTGCGAGGCTCGGGAGAATCGACGGAGTCAGACACAGTGCCCCAATTTTACGGTGCCGAGCAGCCCCCGGACGCGCCCGGTGCCCCACGGCCGAGACCGAAGGGGCAGCACCGCTGAAGGACGGGACGGCTAAAGGCCGACGGTGATCCGTCAGGACGGGCGGCGTGATCCGTGAGGACGGGCGAGGGCGATCTGTCGGGACGGGTGGCGGCGGATCTGTCGGGACGGGTGGCGGTGATCTGTCAGGGCGGGTGGCGGCGGATCTGTCAGGGCGGGTGGCGGTGATCTGTCAGGACGGGCGGCGGCGGTGATTTGTCGGGACGGGGGGCGGCGGATCTGTCAGGGCGGGCGAGGGCGATCCGTCGGGACGGGCGGCGGTGATCCGTCAGGACCGGCGGCGGCGATCCCCCAGCACCTGCGGTGGCGATCCACCAAGGCGGCGAGGGCTCTCCACCAGGACCGGCGAGGCCATCCACAAACCCGGCGAAGGCACCCCCTCACACCCGAGCCAACGCCTCCAGCGCTCTCCTGCCCACCTCGCGCCCGATCGGCAGTGAAGCCGTGGCCGCCGGTGACGGCGCGTTCAGTACGTGGACCGCCCGTGCTCCCTCCCGGATCAGGAAGTCGTCCACCAGCGTTCCGTCCCGCAGCACGGCCTGGGCCCGTACCCCGGCCGCGGCCGGCACGAGATCCCCCTCCGAGACCCCGGGCAGCAGCCGCCGCACCGCCCCGGTGAACGCCTTCTTCGACACCGACCGCCGAAGCTCCCCCGCTCCGTACCGCCAGTGCCGCCGCGCTATCCGCCAGGAGCCGGGCCACGCCAGCGTCGCCGCCAGCTCTCGCGGCCGTACGGTCCCCCATTCGTACCCCTCACGGGCCAGCGCGGGCACGGCGTTGGGCCCGATGTGGACGCCCCCGTCGATCCCCCGGGTCAGATGCACCCCGAGGAACGGGAACGCGGGGTCGGGCACCGGATACACGAGTCCGCGCACCAGCTCGGGCCGCGCCAGCTCGTAGTACTCCCCCCGGAACGGCACGATCCGCATCCCGGGGTCGTCCCCGGTCAGCCGGGCCACCTCGTCGCAGTGCAGCCCGGCGCAGTTCACCAGCATCCGCCCCCGTACGACGTCGCCGCCCCGCACCCGTACGGCGACGCCCAGGGACGCCCGCCGGTCGATCCGCTCGACCTCGGCGCCGTAGCGGATCTCGGCGCCGGAAGCACGGGAGAGCTGCCGGGCGACGCCCACGAAGTCACAGATCCCGGTGGTGCCGACGTGTATGGCCGCGAGACCGCGCACCTCCGGCTCGTACTCGGAGATCTGCGCGGCGCCCAGCTCCCGCACCGGAATCCCGTTCTCCCGGCCGCGCTGCACCAGGGCGTGCAGCCGGGGCAGCTCGGAGCGCTCGGTGGCGACGATCAGTTTCCCGGTGACAGCGTGGTCGATGCCGTACTCGGCGCAGAACTTCACCATCTCGGCGGCGCCCTTGACCGCGTACCGCGCCTTCAGCGAGCCCGGCCGGTAGTAGATCCCGCTGTGGATGACGCCGCTGTTCCGCCCGGTCTGGTGCCGGGCCGGTCCCGGTTCCTTCTCCAGCACGGTGACCCGCGTGCCCGGCGCCGCCCGCGTGATCGCGTACGCCGTCGACAGCCCGACGATCCCGCCGCCGACGACGAGCACATCACAGTCGTAAGCGCCCTGCCTCCGCACGCGCCCCACCTCCCGACTCCGATAGTGCACTGCACCACTGACAATGCCCTCAAACCCGGAAGACGTCTTCATGGCCTCGGTCACGTCCCCGACGCCGGGAGCCCAAGGCCGCGCCCCTGCCAAGGGGCGCGGGGAACTGCGCGACAAGCCACTAACAACCCGCAGCCGCCGACCGAGGAGCAACCCGGCAGACGCCCAGACGCCCAGACGCCCCCATCCCTACGCCGGCGTCATCAGAAGAGGCCGCGCCCTCTCCCGCAGCTCGATGACCCGCGGCTCGTCCCCGTACGGCTCCAGCCGGTGCAGCAGATCCTTCACGTACTCGGTCGTGCGCGCCGAGGAGATGCGCCCCGCGACCTCCACCGCCCGCACCCCCTGCTCGCACGCCGCATCGAGGTTGCCGGACTCCAGCTCCGCGACCGCCGAGACGACGAGCCGCAGCCCGTGCGAGCGTACGAACTCCTCCGTCGGCCGCGACAGCGCCTGCTCGGTGAAGCGGCGCACCTGACGCGGTGCCTTGAGGTCGCGGTAGCACTCGGCCGCGTCAGCGGCGAACCGGTCGTACCCGTAGAACCCGAGCCAGCTCGGGTCGTGATCGCCGTCCCGGGCCCGCTCCAGCCACCCCTCGGCGGCCTTCAGGGCCGCCCCCGCGGCTGCCGCGTCGCCCGCACGGGCGTGCGCCCGCGCCTCGACGAGCCGGAAGAAGCTCATCGTGCGCGCGGTGGCGAGCCCCCGGTTGCGTTCCAGCGCGGCCTGCGCGAGGTCGACGCCCTCGTCCCCGAAGCCCCGGTAGGTCGCCTGCAACGACATCGTCGCCAGGACGTATCCGCCGAGCGGCACGTCGGCAGCGGCCCGCGCCAGCCGCAGCGCCTGGATGTAGTACCGCTGCGCAGCCTCCTGTTGACCCGTGTCAAAGGCCATCCAACCGGCGAGGCGGGTGAGTTCGGCGGACGCTCCGAAGAGGGCGCGGCCGACTTCGTCGGAGTACGAGCCGAGCAGCAGCGGCGCCGCCTCGACCCGAAGGCACTCCGGCACCATCGACGAACGCCAGTCGCCGCCTCCGTACTTGGAGTCCCAGCGCCTGGCGTCCTCGGCGGCCTCCCGCAGCTTCTGCACATCGCTGTGGCCGACCTTCAGCGGCGACCCGGAGCCCTCCACGGAGCCCGCTTCGCGCGCCACCGAACTGTCGGCCGGGGTTATGAGCCAGCGTGACGCGGGCGTCGCGTACGCGCTCACCGCGAACGACCCGGCGAGGGACTGCCAGATGCCGCCGGTGCCCGCGCGGCGGCCGGCGAGGTCGAGGCGGTAGAGCTCCGTCGCCGCGCGCACCGCCTGTCCGACGTCACGGGGGAAGGCGAGGCCCACTTCGGGGGCGGGATCCGCGTCCGCCAGGCCGATCTCGTGCAGCGGTACCGGGCGGCCGAGCTTCTGCCCGATCGCGGCCGCGATGAGATGCGGCGCGGCACCCTGGGGGACCATGCCCTTGGAGACCCACCGCGCCACCGAGGTCTTGTCGTAGCGAAGTGTCAACCCGCGTTGAGCGCCAAGATCGTTGACGCGACGCGCGAGTCCTGCGTTGCTGATTCCCGCGAGGGCGAGAACGGCGCCGAGCTTTTCGTTCGGCCCGCGTTGCTCCCTGGACATTGAGCCACCCCTCGAACAGACGGCTGCCGCGGCGGCATAGGCGCGCGGCATTCGTAAACCCAGCGTAGTTCGCCGCATCCCAAGCGTTAAG encodes the following:
- a CDS encoding MarR family transcriptional regulator, giving the protein MTTRWLTPDEQRAWRAYVAASSLLEDALDRQLQQEAGLPHLYYSVLAALSEAPERRMRMTELAERLKITRSRLTYVVTRLEKDGVVRREDCPRDKRGSVAVLTDEGMTLLERTAPGHVETVRRAVFDHLSPEQIGQFEEICAAIATAIQGGDPRTAPGSDDLPWRRRACPSGQQDEGNRV
- a CDS encoding PP2C family protein-serine/threonine phosphatase, with the translated sequence MREPGGRRFSYARRLACVLPVLLIAVGLFYDHFTPREFTAVPFFIAAPLVAAPLFSLLGTVVIGAASGVGITGVRLYYDDAGHEDAITEIATVATAAVLAVLINRLVRRSDARLATAREIAEAAQRAVLPVPQERIGGLEIAARYEAAQAGASIGGDLYAVQDSPHGVRLIVGDVRGKGLGAVSAVAVLIGAFREAAEQEATLEAVAQRLERALAREGTRREAARSDGAVEYEGFVTAVLAEFPHGAGRARIVNRGHPSPLLLHADGTLCTLDAPQPALPLGMDDLGTWPDRAEETRFPSGATLLFYTDGLSEARDAHGVFYDPAVRLSGRGFTAPGALLTTLAEEVRRHTGDRTTDDMALLAVRRP
- a CDS encoding PrsW family intramembrane metalloprotease, with the protein product MATSSPDPTHPSGSTDGYAFRPTRWWQRKSVRYGALIALLAVSGLVILALVREQTGTEGFLVGLGLAVLPVPLLMAAFRWLDRVEPGPWRNLVFAFAWGACAAALIAIVANSFATRWIATATADPSHADTLGATVIAPVVEETAKAAAVLLVFLFRRRDFTGVVNGVVIAGFTATGFAFTENILYLGTAFGTDQLSGGSGLASVTAATFFVRVIMSPFAHPLFTVLTGIGFGVAAFSAEWQRVRRVLVPAGGLLLAIGMHSVWNGSATFGEYGFFAVYAGFMVPAFGLLTWWVIWARQRELRTVREALPAYAGAGWLTPVEPYVLGSMRGRRVAREYAAHHFGKAGARSIAEYEVYATKLAFHRYRGLRGRAGGDFALRERELLFELWRRRELARSAMGYAGREVGAKYGYGYGHGYGHECGAYGQPVGCGVYGAYGVAAYPAYNPYRY
- a CDS encoding MFS transporter; protein product: MSREQRGPNEKLGAVLALAGISNAGLARRVNDLGAQRGLTLRYDKTSVARWVSKGMVPQGAAPHLIAAAIGQKLGRPVPLHEIGLADADPAPEVGLAFPRDVGQAVRAATELYRLDLAGRRAGTGGIWQSLAGSFAVSAYATPASRWLITPADSSVAREAGSVEGSGSPLKVGHSDVQKLREAAEDARRWDSKYGGGDWRSSMVPECLRVEAAPLLLGSYSDEVGRALFGASAELTRLAGWMAFDTGQQEAAQRYYIQALRLARAAADVPLGGYVLATMSLQATYRGFGDEGVDLAQAALERNRGLATARTMSFFRLVEARAHARAGDAAAAGAALKAAEGWLERARDGDHDPSWLGFYGYDRFAADAAECYRDLKAPRQVRRFTEQALSRPTEEFVRSHGLRLVVSAVAELESGNLDAACEQGVRAVEVAGRISSARTTEYVKDLLHRLEPYGDEPRVIELRERARPLLMTPA
- a CDS encoding cysteine hydrolase, with translation MAKSALLVMDVQRDVVAIADDGSGYLPRLRRAIDGARAAEIPVIYVVMGLRPGAPEISPRNKAMANVVRAGLFTEGEPGTQIHDEVVPRPGEVVVTKRRGSAFSGSDLDLVLRARDIDSLVLTGIATSAVVLSTLWRAIDLDFGVTVLADGCLDTDPEVHTMLTEKLFPQWAEVLTVEDWLTAIASR
- the lhgO gene encoding L-2-hydroxyglutarate oxidase, giving the protein MRRQGAYDCDVLVVGGGIVGLSTAYAITRAAPGTRVTVLEKEPGPARHQTGRNSGVIHSGIYYRPGSLKARYAVKGAAEMVKFCAEYGIDHAVTGKLIVATERSELPRLHALVQRGRENGIPVRELGAAQISEYEPEVRGLAAIHVGTTGICDFVGVARQLSRASGAEIRYGAEVERIDRRASLGVAVRVRGGDVVRGRMLVNCAGLHCDEVARLTGDDPGMRIVPFRGEYYELARPELVRGLVYPVPDPAFPFLGVHLTRGIDGGVHIGPNAVPALAREGYEWGTVRPRELAATLAWPGSWRIARRHWRYGAGELRRSVSKKAFTGAVRRLLPGVSEGDLVPAAAGVRAQAVLRDGTLVDDFLIREGARAVHVLNAPSPAATASLPIGREVGRRALEALARV
- the ribA gene encoding GTP cyclohydrolase II — encoded protein: MPDFPAATPRARVRVPLRFHDGYGVDAELVTFHDLVDGREHLAIVLGDPAPGTAPLVRLHSECLTGDVFGSARCDCGPQLREAVERIADRGGVLLYLRQEGRGIGLYNKLDAYALQDQGLDTYEANAALGLPEDARDYTAAAQMLGALGIDELDLLSNNPDKAQQLRGLGVAVRDRVPTGVFTTAHNVRYLRAKVLQTQHTLPLHELTGATGLTGLSTG
- a CDS encoding M23 family metallopeptidase, whose protein sequence is MASNRSATEAPFVPAQRDGESQTFGYGSYNSDNEGPWQEWNPSEDSLRPVRGRHRVAKKSGVLARNGLARSSTVLGVGVIAAVSGAGMASAQSGKAPVSISIPDLPNVGSVFEDEADEPEPQGSTSPLSNAGLIAADTEQGTADAGEALRARIMAQAESQQDAFDKAAAEAAQTAAAEQAAEQAAKEKKEAEAKEAAAKKKAEEEAAAKKEAERLAALAKQFTLPTSSYTLTSSFGQAGPYWSSGYHTGLDFAAPTGTLIKAVGSGTITQAGYEGSYGYKTVLTLDDGTEIWYAHQSSIGVSVGQKVATGDVIGRVGATGNVTGAHLHMEVHPGGSTTGIDPAAWLRSKGLNP
- a CDS encoding aldo/keto reductase gives rise to the protein MTSLRKLGASDIEVFPLALGGNVFGWTADEARSFAVLDAYAAAGGNFVDTADSYSAWVEGNEGGESERIIGKWVKSRGNRDNVVIATKVSQHPEYQGLTAANIKAAADASLARLGTDHIDLYYTHFDQPEVPVEEIITALDDLVKAGKVRAIAASNITPDRLKASLDFSAAEGLARYVALQPHYNLVSRDTYEGALQSVAVDSGLSAVPYFALAMGFLTGKYRPGATVDSPRAAGAGAYLDTPAGPRVLAALDDIATSRGAAHATVALAWLAAQPTVTAPIASARSLDQLPALLAVADHTLTPEELNHLTEASA
- the trmB gene encoding tRNA (guanosine(46)-N7)-methyltransferase TrmB, translated to MSDSVDSPEPRTTGASLPHTRAKGAPRFPDGPKADPAGSHFERRIRSFQPRRSRVTAGQADALQRLWPKWGLDIDGRSLDLVELFGNDRPVVLEIGFGMGEATAQMAAADPETNVLAVDVHTPGQGNLLNLADQDGLSNVRVANGDAIILLREMLPPDSLDGLRVYFPDPWPKKRHHKRRLIQPEFLTLVASRLRPGAIVHCATDWEPYAEQMLEVLTAHPDFENTRADGGFAPRPGFRPLTRFEGQGLDKGHVVNDLLFRRVQQREQERNPKRKQDQEQKQQSELPPTGA